From one Lycium ferocissimum isolate CSIRO_LF1 chromosome 7, AGI_CSIRO_Lferr_CH_V1, whole genome shotgun sequence genomic stretch:
- the LOC132061890 gene encoding E3 ubiquitin ligase PQT3-like: MAVYFKYKSAKDYGSIPILDQFISVGNLKLKVFESKRYGRGKDFDLLITNAQTKQDYVDHDTLIPKNTSVLIRRVPGLPRLPIVVTEPKQVCDEEVDHSVKAECISDKYSQEFECDDFGDDVYAIPKSMPIQSGNPVPTSSINDEVTKIKNLVHTPEFSNGCGFGRGGMEWKKPPSGYVCHRCNVPGHFIQHCPTNGDPNYDIKKVKLMATPSAINVGVLKPNNPSSTSSSSSSKRSCREIPPELHCPLCKGLMKDAVIASKCCFSSFCDKCIRDHITISNSVCVCGARNILDDALLPNMTLRVTINRILESHSSTSSEHGVSAQGMASAPNTPALKTVEDCPLAAEEAVNMKKRKKPCDAGAVNMQWGFAQYMSYGISQKDIHHVFPSVVTC, from the coding sequence ATGGCAGTGTATTTCAAGTATAAAAGTGCTAAAGATTATGGTTCAATTCCAATTCTCGATCAATTTATTTCTGTTGGGAATTTGAAACTAAAAGTATTTGAATCCAAGCGTTATGGTAGGGGTAAAGATTTTGACCTTCTTATTACCAACGCACAAACGAAACAGGATTATGTTGATCATGACACTTTGATTCCCAAAAATACAAGTGTTTTGATTCGTCGTGTTCCTGGACTACCTCGCTTGCCCATAGTAGTTACGGAACCAAAGCAAGTGTGTGACGAGGAGGTGGATCATTCAGTAAAAGCAGAGTGTATTTCAGACAAATATTCTCAAGAGTTTGAATGCGACGATTTTGGGGATGATGTGTATGCAATTCCAAAGTCAATGCCAATTCAATCAGGTAATCCAGTGCCCACTAGTAGCATAAATGATGAGGTTACTAAGATCAAGAATTTAGTTCATACTCCAGAGTTCTCTAATGGCTGTGGTTTTGGTCGAGGTGGAATGGAATGGAAAAAGCCACCATCGGGGTATGTATGTCACCGGTGCAATGTGCCTGGGCATTTCATTCAGCACTGCCCTACAAATGGTGACCCCAATTATGACATCAAGAAAGTGAAGTTGATGGCAACACCAAGTGCCATTAATGTTGGAGTTTTGAAGCCCAATAATCCCTCGTctacttcttcatcttcttcttctaagCGCTCCTGTAGAGAGATACCACCGGAGCTTCATTGCCCATTGTGTAAAGGATTAATGAAAGATGCAGTTATAGCAAGCAAATGTTGTTTTAGTAGTTTCTGCGATAAATGTATAAGGGATCATATTACTATATCTAACTCTGTTTGCGTATGTGGGGCTAGAAATATACTTGATGATGCCCTCTTGCCTAACATGACTCTAAGGGTCACAATAAACAGAATCTTGGAGTCCCACAGTAGCACTAGTTCAGAGCATGGGGTTAGTGCTCAAGGTATGGCGTCCGCACCCAATACCCCGGCATTAAAGACAGTAGAAGACTGTCCACTAGCTGCTGAGGAAGCAGTAAATatgaagaaaaggaagaaaccaTGTGATGCTGGTGCTGTAAACATGCAATGGGGATTTGCACAATACATGAGTTATGGCATTAGTCAGAAAGATATTCATCATGTCTTTCCTAGTGTAGTCACTTGTTGA